GTCAAGGTTCTATCCGTTCTCCACAATGGCGCGGCGGTGGTGTGGTATTTGGTCCAACTCCACGCAGCTACTCTTATAAATTACCTAAAAAAGTTCGTCGTTTAGCTCTTAAATCAGCTTTATCAGCTAAAGTTGTAGAACAAAACTTCTTAGTTCTTGATGCTCTTACACTAGCAGCACCAAAAACAAAAGAATTCACAAAAATTCTTAAAGATCTTTCTTTAGAGAAAAAATCTTTATTCGTAACTGCTGACCTTGATGAAAACGTAGCATTATCTGCTCGTAACATCCCTGGTGTAACAGTTTTAACTGCAAACGGAATCAACGTTCTTGATCTATTAGGTCACGAAAAAGTTGTATTCACTAAATCTGCAGTAGAAAAAGTTGAGGAGGTGCTTGGATAATGGAAGCACGTGATATTTTAAAACGTCCGGTCATTACTGAGCGTTCTTCAGAACTTATGGCAGAGAAAAAGTATACTTTCGAAGTAGACACTCGCGCTAACAAAACTCAAGTAAAAGACGCTGTAGAAGAAATCTTTGGCGTAAACGTTGAGAAAGTAAACGTTCTTAACTACAAAGGTAAATTCAAACGCGTTGGCCGTTACGGTGGTTATACTAACAAACGTCGTAAAGCGATTGTTAAACTAACTGCGGACAGCAAAGACATCGAATTATTCGAAATGTAATCCTTTAGGGATTTATGATTTGAACAATCAAGAAGGAGGGAAACACAATGGCGATTAAAAAGTATAAACCTACCTCTAATGGTCGTCGTAATATGACGTCTTTAGACTTTGCGGAAATTACAACTAACAAGCCTGAGAAATCATTGCTTGAACCAACTAAACGCAAAGCTGGTCGTAACAACCAAGGTAAAATCACTGTTCGTCATCATGGTGGTGGTCATAAGAAGCAATATCGTGTCATCGATTTCAAGCGTATTAAAGATGGCATTCCAGCGAAAGTTGCTACTATCGAATATGATCCAAACCGTTCTGCGAATATCGCATTAATTAATTACGCTGATGGAGCAAAAGCTTACATCTTAGCACCAAAAGGTCTAGAGGTTGGTCAAACAATCGTATCTGGTCCTGATGCTGATATTAAAGTAGGTAATGCATTACCATTAGCAAACATTCCAATGGGTACAACAATCCATAACATCGAGTTAAAACCTGGTAAAGGTGGACAATTAGTACGTTCTGCTGGTACTTCTGCGCAAGTACTTGGTCGTGAAGACAAATACGTAATCGTTCGTCTACAATCTGGTGAAGTACGTTTAGTTCTTGCTACTTGCCGCGCTACAATCGGTCAAGTTGGTAACGAACAACATGAACTTGTACACATCGGTAAAGCAGGTCGTAGCCGTTGGTTAGGTAAACGCCCAACTGTTCGTGGTTCTGTAATGAACCCTAACGATCACCCACACGGTGGTGGTGAAGGACGTTCTCCAATCGGACGTAAATCACCAATGACTCCTTGGGGTAAACCAGCACTTGGTTACAAAACTCGTAACAAGAAAAACAAATCGGATAAATTCATCATCCGTAGTCGTAAAAAATAACGTGGTTAAACTACGGTTCTATGTGAGAGCCGTGGTGGAATCACAGAGGGAGGTTCCTACATGGGTCGCAGTTTGAAAAAAGGACCTTTTGTTGACGACCACTTAATGAAAAAAGTGGAAGCACAAGAGGCTTCTGAGAAGAAACAAGTTATTAAAACTTGGTCTCGCCGTTCTACAATCTTCCCGAACTTCATCGGATTAACAATTGCTGTATATGATGGACGTAAACATGTTCCTGTATACGTAACAGAAGATATGGTAGGCCACAAACTTGGTGAATTCGCGCCGACACGTACTTATAAAGGTCACGGTGCAGACGACAAGAAAACAAGACGCTAATTTTGAGAGGAGGTAATTCCTAATGACACAAGCTAAAGCTATCGCTCGCACAGTACGTATCGCTCCTCGTAAAGTCCGTCTAGTTGTAGACTTAATCCGAGGTAAGCAAGTAGGTGAGGCAGTTGCAATT
The genomic region above belongs to Lysinibacillus sp. FSL W8-0992 and contains:
- the rplW gene encoding 50S ribosomal protein L23 yields the protein MEARDILKRPVITERSSELMAEKKYTFEVDTRANKTQVKDAVEEIFGVNVEKVNVLNYKGKFKRVGRYGGYTNKRRKAIVKLTADSKDIELFEM
- the rplD gene encoding 50S ribosomal protein L4; its protein translation is MTKVSVLSQTGASVGEIELNEAIFGIEPNEAVLFDAVVAQRASLRQGNHKVKNRSEVAGGGRKPWRQKGTGRARQGSIRSPQWRGGGVVFGPTPRSYSYKLPKKVRRLALKSALSAKVVEQNFLVLDALTLAAPKTKEFTKILKDLSLEKKSLFVTADLDENVALSARNIPGVTVLTANGINVLDLLGHEKVVFTKSAVEKVEEVLG
- the rpsS gene encoding 30S ribosomal protein S19 — translated: MGRSLKKGPFVDDHLMKKVEAQEASEKKQVIKTWSRRSTIFPNFIGLTIAVYDGRKHVPVYVTEDMVGHKLGEFAPTRTYKGHGADDKKTRR
- the rplB gene encoding 50S ribosomal protein L2, translating into MAIKKYKPTSNGRRNMTSLDFAEITTNKPEKSLLEPTKRKAGRNNQGKITVRHHGGGHKKQYRVIDFKRIKDGIPAKVATIEYDPNRSANIALINYADGAKAYILAPKGLEVGQTIVSGPDADIKVGNALPLANIPMGTTIHNIELKPGKGGQLVRSAGTSAQVLGREDKYVIVRLQSGEVRLVLATCRATIGQVGNEQHELVHIGKAGRSRWLGKRPTVRGSVMNPNDHPHGGGEGRSPIGRKSPMTPWGKPALGYKTRNKKNKSDKFIIRSRKK